GTGGCGGCAAGCCATTGGCCGGCGCGCACGACTTGCGCGAACAGTTTGAGCTGGCCGGTCGTGCGACCGCGCTCGCCTTCGAGACGCGCCTTCGGCAGGCCCGACTCTCCATGTGCGCGCTGGATTAGCGCGTCGCCGAGCGCCGTGATGCCGTCTGCGATACGCTCGAGAAACTCGGCGCGCACGGTGAGCGGCAAATGCCGGTACGTATCGAACGCTTTCTGGGCGAGTTCGCAGGCGAGCTCGACGTTCGCCACCGAGCCGCTGCCGAACACCGGCTCGGCGATGTCGGACCCCGTAGCGGGATTGAACGCACGCAAGGGTTTTTCCTCGCCGCGCACTGCTTTGCGGCCAATCAGCATTTCGCCGGTAATAGACATTTCGCTTTCCTTGGATGGACGTCTTAGATATAAGTCATCCTACAACATTGAGCGACCTACATGCAACCCAAAACCCCTGCTCCACAAGGAGTTCGGGTTTACCTGGCCGTTACAACCCCTCAGACCGATGCTAACCTGCATCTAGACATACGATGACTTATAACATGCGGTTCAACGAACGTCGGAGCTTGCCGGGTTAATTTTGTGCAGTTCGAGGAGACATCCCATGACAGTCGCCGCGCCTTACCAGCCTTTACCCAATAGCTTTCGCCGCGCCGTCCTCGGCGGCGAAACCCTGATCGGCTGCTGGGCTTCGCTTGCCAGCCCGATTGCCACGGAACTGCTCGGCGTTGTCGGCTTCGACTGGATATTGCTGGATGCCGAACACGCACCGAACGACGTTCTGACGCTGATCCCCCAGCTGATGGCGCTCAAGGACAGCCCGAGCGCGCCGGTGGTGCGTCCGCCGGCCAACGACAGCGTGTTCATCAAGCGGCTCCTCGATAGCGGTTTCTCGAATTTTCTGGTGCCGTTCGTCGACAGCGCCGAAGACGCGGCGCGCGCCGTCGCCGCGACGCGTTATCCGCCTCAGGGTATCCGCGGCGTCTCGGTCAGCCAACGAGGCAATCGCTATGCGACCGTCGCCAATTACTTCGACATCGCCAACGACAACGTCTGCGTCATCGTTCAGATCGAAAGCCGCAAGGCGGTGGACAATATTGACGCGATTCTCGCCGTGGACGGCGTCGATGCCGTTTTCGTCGGCCCGTCCGATCTCGCCGCCGCTTATGGCCACATCGGCAATCCGGGCCACCCCGACGTGCAGCA
This genomic stretch from Paraburkholderia caffeinilytica harbors:
- the garL gene encoding 2-dehydro-3-deoxyglucarate aldolase produces the protein MTVAAPYQPLPNSFRRAVLGGETLIGCWASLASPIATELLGVVGFDWILLDAEHAPNDVLTLIPQLMALKDSPSAPVVRPPANDSVFIKRLLDSGFSNFLVPFVDSAEDAARAVAATRYPPQGIRGVSVSQRGNRYATVANYFDIANDNVCVIVQIESRKAVDNIDAILAVDGVDAVFVGPSDLAAAYGHIGNPGHPDVQQAIARVFERAQAAGKPSGILAPVQADAERYLSMGCRVIAVCADMGLLKAAAQTVQQHFMQKQADRK